Proteins encoded together in one Corynebacterium liangguodongii window:
- the sufU gene encoding Fe-S cluster assembly sulfur transfer protein SufU — MNLEAMYQEVILDHYKNPQHAGLRDPFDAEVHHVNPSCGDELTLRVTLSEDNSSIKDVSYDAIGCSISQASTSVMAEEIIGLSVEEAMGKLSAFEEMITSRGQLEGDPEVIGDGVAFGGVAKFPARVKCALLGWKAFQAATADALERKDETDG; from the coding sequence ATGAACCTAGAGGCGATGTACCAGGAAGTGATCCTGGACCACTACAAGAATCCACAGCACGCGGGCCTGCGCGATCCGTTCGACGCGGAGGTCCACCACGTCAACCCGTCGTGTGGCGACGAACTGACCCTGCGCGTGACACTGAGCGAGGACAACTCGTCCATCAAGGACGTCTCCTACGATGCCATCGGGTGCTCGATCTCTCAGGCGTCGACAAGCGTGATGGCGGAAGAGATCATCGGCCTGAGCGTCGAGGAGGCGATGGGGAAGCTCTCCGCGTTCGAGGAGATGATCACCTCGCGCGGCCAGCTCGAGGGCGACCCCGAGGTCATTGGTGACGGCGTCGCCTTCGGCGGGGTGGCTAAGTTCCCCGCCCGCGTGAAGTGCGCGCTGCTCGGGTGGAAGGCCTTCCAGGCCGCCACAGCGGACGCGCTTGAGAGGAAGGATGAGACAGATGGCTGA
- a CDS encoding metal-sulfur cluster assembly factor, which produces MAESTFEKAPARPPQTEEQIQLAADAAEYLHDVIDPELGINVVDLGLVYDLWIEQDGDTTRAAINMTLTSPACPLTDVIEEQAAIAVVDNTAVDEVAINWVWMPPWGPHMITEEGREQLRALGFAV; this is translated from the coding sequence ATGGCTGAGTCAACTTTCGAGAAGGCGCCGGCCCGCCCGCCGCAGACGGAGGAGCAGATCCAGCTCGCCGCCGACGCCGCGGAGTACTTGCACGATGTGATCGACCCGGAGCTGGGCATCAACGTCGTCGACCTCGGTTTGGTCTACGACCTGTGGATCGAGCAAGACGGCGACACGACCCGGGCCGCGATCAACATGACGCTGACCTCGCCGGCGTGCCCGCTCACGGACGTCATTGAGGAGCAGGCCGCGATCGCGGTGGTGGACAACACCGCCGTCGACGAGGTGGCCATCAACTGGGTGTGGATGCCGCCGTGGGGCCCGCACATGATCACCGAGGAAGGCCGCGAACAGCTGCGCGCGCTCGGCTTCGCGGTGTAG
- the mptB gene encoding polyprenol phosphomannose-dependent alpha 1,6 mannosyltransferase MptB, whose protein sequence is MTRRTAGPGARRARRGSGLTQVLPRLGRPGSRSARLHKTHEASRGDASVVRPSTPEANRFALLRWIGLMGTILIGLGGLGGGALPVVDNPYAALPGGALLGRMLQASSSLILIGVGMLVAAWLFMAPFVGAAGVPGRVGTAVTVRTFIAWVIPLIPTAPLFTQDIYSYLAQGSIVAQGLDPYAAGPVETLGAEHPLARSVPFIWAQSSSPYGPVALSISAALSRLTGDSIVAGVYAHRLVSLAGIAAAAWGVVALARRSSVFAPAALWLGILNPLLILHLVGGIHNEAILLGFLLVGLEVGLRGLDSLSSRPGHAWALLLASGALISCAGLVKVTGFIGLGFTGMALARRLATRWPAAGAIAAAAALQAGLLVATTVAVSLASGIGYGWVTGQGGAATIRSWLSITTDIGVIGGHVGMLLGLGDHIEAMLVVTRAAGLAVAAAFMARMLWATFRGTIHPVGGLGVATVVLVILFPVVHPWYPLWAIVPLAAWANRQLFRIGVAAYSAIFSFLVLPRGLALDPGAVVTIYASAAVAFATLCALAWWLYRRFGRASLN, encoded by the coding sequence ATGACACGGCGCACGGCGGGGCCAGGGGCGCGGCGCGCCCGGCGAGGAAGCGGGCTAACCCAGGTGCTCCCTCGGCTGGGGAGGCCGGGTTCGCGCTCGGCGCGGCTGCACAAGACGCACGAGGCATCGCGTGGCGACGCCTCTGTGGTACGCCCCTCCACACCGGAGGCGAACCGGTTCGCGCTGCTACGCTGGATTGGCCTGATGGGGACGATTCTCATCGGCCTCGGCGGCCTGGGCGGCGGGGCGTTGCCCGTAGTGGACAACCCGTATGCGGCCCTGCCCGGCGGGGCGCTACTCGGGCGGATGCTGCAGGCGTCGTCCTCCCTCATCCTCATCGGCGTGGGCATGCTCGTGGCCGCTTGGCTGTTCATGGCCCCGTTCGTCGGCGCCGCCGGCGTGCCGGGGCGCGTGGGAACGGCGGTGACCGTGCGCACCTTCATCGCGTGGGTGATCCCGCTCATCCCCACCGCTCCCCTGTTCACCCAGGACATCTACTCCTACCTCGCGCAGGGCTCGATCGTGGCCCAGGGTCTCGACCCCTATGCCGCCGGGCCCGTAGAAACCCTCGGCGCGGAGCACCCCCTCGCCCGGTCGGTGCCGTTTATCTGGGCGCAATCCTCCAGCCCGTACGGGCCCGTCGCGCTGAGCATCTCCGCGGCGCTCTCGCGCCTGACGGGGGATTCCATCGTTGCCGGCGTCTACGCGCACCGGCTCGTCTCGCTGGCCGGCATCGCCGCCGCGGCGTGGGGAGTGGTCGCGCTGGCGCGGCGCAGCTCGGTCTTCGCCCCCGCTGCCTTATGGCTCGGGATCTTAAACCCGCTGCTCATCTTGCACCTCGTCGGCGGGATCCACAACGAGGCGATCCTGCTCGGCTTCCTGCTTGTCGGCCTCGAGGTGGGCCTGCGCGGGCTCGATTCCCTCAGCTCGCGCCCCGGGCACGCGTGGGCCCTGCTTCTCGCCTCCGGCGCGCTCATCTCCTGCGCGGGGCTGGTCAAGGTCACGGGGTTTATCGGCCTTGGGTTCACCGGGATGGCGCTGGCGCGCCGGCTCGCCACTAGGTGGCCGGCCGCCGGGGCGATCGCCGCGGCCGCGGCGCTGCAGGCCGGGCTCCTGGTGGCCACCACCGTGGCGGTCAGCCTCGCCAGCGGGATCGGCTACGGGTGGGTGACCGGCCAGGGCGGCGCCGCGACGATCAGGAGCTGGCTGTCCATCACCACGGACATCGGCGTGATCGGCGGCCACGTAGGGATGCTGCTCGGCCTGGGAGATCACATCGAGGCCATGCTGGTGGTCACCCGTGCCGCGGGGCTGGCGGTGGCAGCGGCGTTTATGGCGCGCATGCTGTGGGCGACCTTCCGCGGGACGATCCACCCCGTCGGCGGCCTCGGCGTGGCCACGGTGGTGCTGGTGATCCTCTTCCCCGTTGTCCACCCCTGGTACCCGCTGTGGGCCATCGTGCCGCTGGCGGCGTGGGCCAACCGCCAGCTCTTCCGGATTGGTGTGGCGGCCTATTCGGCGATCTTCAGCTTCCTCGTCCTGCCCCGCGGGCTCGCGCTCGACCCCGGCGCGGTGGTGACCATCTACGCCAGCGCGGCAGTGGCGTTTGCCACCCTGTGCGCCTTGGCGTGGTGGCTCTACCGACGATTCGGGCGGGCGAGTCTAAACTAG
- a CDS encoding cysteine desulfurase has product MTYTLPDGTLNVDAIRAEFPILSRTVRDGKPLVYLDSGATSQRPERVWNAERDFVLNTFAPVHRGSYQLAEEATEAYETARARIAAFVGADGHEIAFTKNATEALNAVAYLLGDDRAGAHRVSEGDTIVVTELEHHANLVPWQELARRTGATLKWYTMTPDGRIDLDSLELDESVKVVAFTHQSNVTGAHADVAEMVRRAREVGALTVLDACQSVPHMPVNFHELGVDFAGFSAHKMCGPSGVGVLYGRGGILDELPPFLTGGSMIEVVKMEGSTYAPAPQRFEAGTQMTSQVVGLGAAVEFLAEVGMANIARHEHDLTAYALEQMQAIDGLRIAGPLTADKRGGAIAFTVDGVHPHDLGQVLDSEGVAIRTGHHCAWPAHRALDAQATSRASFYLYNTRGEVDALVAAIVKAKEFFGA; this is encoded by the coding sequence ATGACCTACACACTCCCAGACGGAACACTCAACGTGGACGCCATCCGCGCGGAGTTTCCGATCCTGTCCCGCACCGTTCGAGACGGCAAGCCGCTTGTCTACCTCGACTCGGGTGCGACCTCGCAGCGACCGGAACGCGTGTGGAACGCGGAGCGCGACTTCGTGTTGAACACGTTTGCGCCCGTGCACCGTGGCTCCTATCAGCTTGCCGAGGAAGCGACCGAGGCCTACGAAACGGCGCGCGCACGCATCGCCGCGTTCGTCGGCGCGGATGGGCACGAGATCGCGTTTACGAAAAACGCGACCGAGGCGCTCAACGCCGTCGCGTACCTGCTTGGCGACGACCGAGCGGGCGCCCACCGGGTTAGTGAGGGCGACACCATCGTCGTCACGGAGCTGGAGCACCACGCAAACCTCGTGCCCTGGCAGGAGCTGGCGCGCCGCACCGGCGCGACGCTGAAGTGGTACACGATGACCCCCGACGGCAGGATCGACCTCGATTCCCTCGAGCTCGACGAGTCTGTCAAGGTGGTCGCCTTTACCCACCAGTCGAACGTGACCGGCGCTCACGCCGACGTTGCCGAGATGGTGCGACGCGCCCGCGAGGTCGGCGCGCTCACCGTGCTCGATGCCTGCCAGTCGGTGCCGCACATGCCGGTGAATTTCCACGAACTGGGCGTGGACTTCGCCGGGTTTTCCGCGCACAAGATGTGCGGACCCTCCGGAGTGGGCGTGCTCTACGGCCGCGGTGGGATCCTCGACGAGTTGCCGCCGTTTCTCACGGGCGGTTCCATGATCGAGGTGGTGAAGATGGAAGGCTCCACCTACGCACCGGCGCCGCAGCGCTTCGAGGCCGGCACGCAGATGACCAGCCAGGTCGTCGGGCTGGGGGCGGCCGTCGAGTTTCTTGCCGAGGTCGGGATGGCCAACATCGCCCGCCACGAACACGACCTGACCGCCTACGCGCTCGAGCAGATGCAGGCCATCGACGGGCTGCGCATCGCCGGCCCGCTCACGGCGGACAAGCGCGGCGGGGCGATCGCCTTTACGGTCGACGGCGTGCACCCGCACGACCTGGGACAGGTGCTCGACTCGGAAGGCGTTGCCATCCGCACCGGCCACCACTGCGCGTGGCCGGCCCACCGTGCGCTCGACGCACAGGCAACGTCCCGGGCGAGCTTCTACCTCTACAACACTCGCGGCGAAGTCGATGCCCTCGTCGCGGCGATTGTCAAGGCGAAGGAGTTCTTCGGCGCATGA
- the sufB gene encoding Fe-S cluster assembly protein SufB, protein MNDDEIIESIGAYNYGWHDSDVAGASARRGLDADVVKDISGIKNEPEWMLNQRLKALDIFEKKPMPTWGADLSGIDFDNIKYYVRSTEQQATSWEDLPEDIKNTYDKLGIPEAEKQRLVAGVAAQYESEVVYHQIRQDLEEKGVIFVDTDTALREHEDLFKEYFGTVIPAGDNKFSALNSAVWSGGSFIYVPKGVHVDIPLQAYFRINTENMGQFERTLIIVDEDAYVHYVEGCTAPIYKSDSLHSAVVEIIVKKGGRCRYTTIQNWSNNVYNLVTKRAKAEEGATMEWVDGNIGSKVTMKYPAVWMTGPYAKGEVLSVAFAGEGQFQDTGAKMTHMAPHTSSTIVSKSVARGGGRAAYRGLVQINPNAHHSASNVECDALLVDNISRSDTYPYNDIRNDHVTLGHEAKVSKVSEEQLFYLMSRGIAEEEAMAMIVRGFVEPIAKELPMEYALELNRLIELQMEGSVG, encoded by the coding sequence ATGAACGACGATGAGATCATCGAATCTATTGGCGCCTACAACTACGGGTGGCACGACTCCGACGTCGCCGGGGCGTCCGCCCGACGCGGCCTCGATGCCGACGTGGTCAAGGACATCTCCGGTATCAAGAACGAGCCGGAGTGGATGCTCAACCAGCGCCTCAAGGCCCTGGACATCTTTGAGAAGAAGCCGATGCCGACCTGGGGCGCCGACCTGAGCGGGATCGACTTCGACAACATCAAGTACTACGTGCGCTCCACCGAGCAGCAGGCCACCAGCTGGGAGGACCTGCCGGAGGACATCAAGAACACCTATGACAAGCTCGGCATCCCCGAGGCCGAGAAGCAGCGCCTCGTCGCCGGCGTCGCGGCGCAGTACGAGTCCGAGGTGGTCTACCACCAGATCCGCCAGGACCTGGAGGAAAAGGGCGTTATTTTCGTCGACACCGACACCGCACTGCGCGAGCACGAGGATCTGTTCAAGGAGTACTTCGGCACCGTCATCCCGGCCGGCGACAACAAGTTCTCCGCGCTGAATTCGGCCGTGTGGTCCGGCGGGTCCTTCATCTACGTGCCCAAGGGCGTGCACGTGGATATTCCGCTACAGGCCTACTTCCGCATCAACACGGAGAACATGGGCCAGTTCGAGCGCACCCTCATCATCGTCGACGAGGACGCCTACGTCCACTACGTCGAGGGCTGCACCGCGCCGATCTACAAGTCCGACTCCCTGCACTCCGCGGTCGTCGAGATCATTGTGAAGAAGGGCGGCCGCTGCCGCTACACCACGATCCAGAACTGGTCGAACAACGTCTACAACCTGGTGACCAAGCGCGCCAAGGCGGAAGAGGGCGCGACCATGGAATGGGTCGACGGCAACATCGGCTCCAAGGTGACCATGAAGTACCCGGCCGTATGGATGACCGGGCCGTATGCCAAGGGCGAGGTGCTCTCCGTCGCCTTCGCCGGCGAGGGCCAGTTCCAGGACACGGGCGCGAAGATGACCCACATGGCCCCGCACACGTCCTCGACCATCGTGTCGAAGTCGGTCGCCCGCGGCGGCGGCCGCGCCGCCTACCGCGGGCTGGTGCAGATCAACCCGAACGCGCACCACTCGGCCTCCAACGTCGAGTGCGACGCCCTGCTGGTGGATAACATCTCGCGCTCGGATACCTACCCGTACAACGACATCCGCAATGACCACGTCACCCTCGGCCACGAGGCGAAGGTCTCGAAGGTCTCCGAGGAGCAGCTGTTCTACCTCATGTCCCGCGGGATTGCCGAGGAAGAGGCGATGGCGATGATCGTGCGCGGCTTCGTCGAGCCGATTGCCAAGGAGTTGCCGATGGAATACGCCCTCGAGCTCAACCGTCTCATCGAACTGCAAATGGAAGGATCCGTGGGCTAA
- the sufC gene encoding Fe-S cluster assembly ATPase SufC — protein sequence MSTLEIKDLHANVLPTEEGQEPTPILKGVNLTISSGETHAIMGPNGSGKSTLAYTLAGHPKYEVTGGEVLLDGENILEMEVDERARAGLFLAMQYPVEVPGVSSSNFMRSAVTAVRGEAPKLREWVAELNAARDALQMDASFSERSVNEGFSGGEKKRHEVMQLALMKPKFAVMDETDSGLDVDALRIVSEGINRYREETHGGVLMITHYKRILNYVSPDFVHIFADGKVVQTGGAELADVLEAEGYEKFIS from the coding sequence ATGTCTACCCTTGAAATCAAAGACCTGCACGCGAACGTCCTGCCCACCGAGGAGGGCCAGGAGCCCACGCCGATCCTCAAGGGCGTGAACCTGACCATTTCCTCGGGTGAGACCCACGCGATCATGGGCCCGAACGGCTCCGGCAAGTCCACTCTTGCCTACACGCTCGCCGGCCACCCGAAGTACGAGGTGACCGGGGGCGAGGTGCTTCTCGACGGCGAGAACATCCTCGAGATGGAGGTCGACGAGCGCGCCCGCGCCGGCCTGTTCCTTGCCATGCAGTACCCGGTAGAGGTCCCGGGCGTGTCCTCGTCGAACTTCATGCGCTCCGCCGTCACTGCCGTGCGCGGCGAGGCCCCGAAGCTGCGCGAATGGGTCGCAGAGCTCAACGCCGCGCGCGACGCGCTGCAGATGGACGCCTCTTTCTCCGAGCGCTCGGTCAACGAGGGCTTCTCCGGCGGTGAGAAGAAGCGCCACGAGGTCATGCAGCTCGCCCTGATGAAGCCGAAGTTCGCCGTGATGGACGAGACCGACTCCGGCCTCGACGTCGACGCGCTGCGCATCGTCTCCGAGGGCATCAACCGCTACCGGGAGGAAACCCACGGCGGCGTGCTCATGATCACCCACTACAAGCGCATCCTCAACTACGTCTCCCCGGACTTCGTCCACATCTTCGCCGACGGCAAGGTTGTGCAGACCGGCGGCGCAGAGCTGGCCGACGTCCTCGAGGCAGAAGGCTACGAGAAGTTCATCTCATGA
- a CDS encoding ABC-F family ATP-binding cassette domain-containing protein: protein MIVTQDLEVRVGARTLLSAPGQHLRVQPGDRIGLVGRNGAGKTTTMRILAGETEPYGGSVTRSGEIGYLPQDSKEGDIEQTARDRVLSARGLDEIRHHMDKQQALMESADEAQRDKAIAKYSRLEERFQALGGYEADAEAAQICDNLGLPARILDQPLKTLSGGQRRRVELAQILFAANNGSGKSTTTLLLDEPTNHLDADSINWLRGFLSKHEGGLIMISHDVELLDEVCNKVWFLDAVRAEADVYNMGFSKYKDARALDEARRRRERANAEKKASALQKQAAKLGAKATKASAAKQMLARAERMMGSLDDVRVADRVAAITFPEPAPCGKTPLYGKGLTKMYGSLEVFAGVDLAIDKGSRVVVLGTNGAGKTTLLKLLAGVERTDGEGGLVTGHGLKIGYFAQEHDTIDGAKTVWENTIEACPDAGQQDLRGLLGAFMFSGDKLEQPAGTLSGGEKTRLALATLVSSRANVLLLDEPTNNLDPQSREQVLDALKTYTGAVVLVTHDPGAVRALEPERVIIMPEGDEDLWNDEYMEIVELA from the coding sequence GTGATTGTCACCCAGGACCTGGAAGTTCGCGTCGGCGCCCGTACCTTACTTTCCGCCCCGGGCCAGCACCTTCGCGTGCAGCCCGGCGACCGGATCGGGCTCGTCGGGCGCAATGGCGCGGGGAAAACCACGACGATGCGCATCCTGGCGGGGGAGACCGAGCCCTACGGTGGGTCCGTGACCCGTTCCGGGGAGATCGGCTACCTGCCGCAGGACTCCAAGGAGGGCGACATCGAGCAGACCGCTCGCGACCGCGTGCTCTCTGCCCGCGGCCTCGACGAGATCCGTCACCACATGGACAAGCAGCAAGCGCTCATGGAGAGCGCCGATGAGGCCCAGCGGGACAAGGCGATTGCGAAGTACTCGCGCTTGGAGGAGCGTTTCCAGGCCTTGGGTGGCTACGAGGCCGACGCCGAGGCGGCGCAGATCTGCGACAACCTGGGGCTTCCCGCCCGCATCCTCGATCAGCCGCTGAAGACACTCTCGGGCGGGCAGCGGCGCCGCGTCGAGCTCGCCCAGATTCTCTTCGCCGCCAACAACGGCTCGGGCAAGTCCACGACGACGCTGCTCCTCGACGAGCCCACCAACCACCTCGACGCCGACTCCATCAACTGGCTGCGGGGCTTCTTATCCAAGCACGAGGGCGGGCTCATTATGATCTCGCACGACGTCGAGCTGCTCGACGAGGTGTGCAACAAGGTGTGGTTCCTCGATGCGGTGCGCGCCGAGGCGGACGTGTACAACATGGGCTTTTCCAAGTATAAGGACGCCCGCGCGCTCGATGAGGCGCGGCGGCGCCGCGAGCGGGCCAACGCGGAGAAGAAGGCCTCCGCGCTGCAGAAGCAGGCCGCCAAGCTCGGCGCCAAGGCGACGAAGGCCTCGGCAGCGAAGCAGATGCTCGCCCGTGCAGAGCGCATGATGGGCTCGCTTGACGACGTCCGCGTGGCCGACCGCGTCGCCGCCATCACGTTCCCGGAGCCTGCACCGTGCGGCAAGACCCCGCTCTACGGCAAGGGCCTGACGAAGATGTACGGCTCGCTCGAGGTTTTCGCCGGAGTGGATCTGGCTATTGACAAGGGTTCGCGCGTGGTGGTCCTTGGCACGAACGGCGCGGGCAAGACGACCCTGCTCAAGCTCTTGGCGGGCGTGGAGCGCACCGATGGCGAGGGCGGTCTGGTCACCGGCCACGGCCTGAAGATCGGCTACTTCGCCCAGGAGCACGACACGATCGACGGCGCCAAGACGGTGTGGGAGAACACCATCGAGGCCTGCCCGGACGCCGGCCAGCAGGACCTTCGTGGCCTCCTTGGCGCCTTCATGTTCTCCGGCGACAAGCTCGAGCAGCCGGCCGGCACGCTCTCCGGCGGCGAGAAGACCCGCCTCGCCCTGGCAACGCTGGTTTCCTCGCGCGCGAACGTGCTGCTTCTCGACGAGCCCACGAACAACCTCGACCCCCAATCCCGCGAGCAAGTCCTCGACGCGTTGAAGACCTACACCGGTGCCGTCGTGTTGGTCACCCACGACCCGGGCGCGGTGCGTGCACTGGAGCCGGAGCGGGTGATCATCATGCCGGAGGGCGATGAGGACCTGTGGAACGACGAGTACATGGAGATCGTCGAGCTCGCCTGA
- a CDS encoding ABC transporter ATP-binding protein, with translation MQKTSDAPALVVEAVTKTFSSGRSGAVVTAVDGLSFCAQRGEVLALLGPNGAGKTTTIDMCEGFTRPSSGRIRVLGLDPSTQPEALRARIGIMLQGGGSYSGIRVREMLELTARYNVDPLDPDWLIDLLGLRGVERTTYRRLSGGQQQRLSLALALIGRPELVFLDEPTAGMDAQSRIAVWEIIGALKRDGVTVVLTTHLMDEAEALADHVVIVDHGRVVGQGSPAELTAREEVPSVSILTDRELDLVALGRALEGRGVDTHKARPLRYRVSGGADPGIVASIAAEAQRQGVLLRELSVTHRTLEDVFLDMTGRELRS, from the coding sequence ATGCAGAAGACCTCTGATGCCCCCGCGCTCGTCGTCGAGGCCGTGACCAAGACCTTCTCTTCCGGACGGTCCGGGGCGGTGGTCACTGCGGTGGACGGGCTGAGTTTCTGCGCCCAGCGCGGAGAAGTGCTCGCGCTGCTCGGGCCGAACGGCGCGGGAAAGACCACCACCATCGACATGTGCGAAGGCTTTACCCGCCCGAGCAGCGGGCGCATCCGGGTGCTTGGGCTCGACCCGAGCACCCAGCCCGAGGCCCTGCGCGCCCGCATCGGCATCATGCTCCAAGGTGGTGGGTCCTATTCCGGCATCCGGGTGCGGGAGATGCTCGAGCTCACCGCGCGCTACAACGTCGATCCCCTAGACCCTGACTGGCTCATCGACCTCCTCGGGCTGCGGGGTGTAGAGCGGACGACCTATCGCCGCCTCTCCGGAGGCCAACAGCAGCGCCTCTCCCTGGCGCTCGCGTTGATCGGCCGCCCGGAGCTGGTTTTTTTGGACGAGCCGACGGCGGGGATGGACGCCCAGTCCCGCATCGCGGTGTGGGAGATCATCGGCGCGCTCAAACGCGACGGGGTGACCGTCGTGCTCACCACCCACCTCATGGACGAGGCCGAGGCCTTGGCAGACCACGTCGTTATCGTCGACCACGGCAGGGTCGTGGGCCAGGGTAGCCCGGCCGAGCTCACGGCACGGGAAGAGGTTCCGTCGGTGAGCATCCTCACGGATCGCGAGCTCGACCTCGTCGCGTTGGGAAGGGCGCTTGAGGGCCGTGGCGTCGATACGCACAAGGCCCGGCCGCTGCGCTACCGCGTAAGCGGCGGGGCGGACCCGGGGATCGTTGCCTCCATTGCGGCCGAGGCGCAGCGTCAGGGCGTGTTGCTGCGCGAGCTCAGTGTCACCCACCGCACCCTCGAAGACGTCTTTTTGGACATGACGGGCCGAGAGCTGCGCAGCTAG
- a CDS encoding helix-turn-helix transcriptional regulator, whose amino-acid sequence MEDNARSIGGQTRKEVMSALLKHGPVAATELGGLLGLSAAGVRRHLDKLVEEQLAETCEPHGVAGVTTSRGRPAKHYRLTEAGRSHFGSQYDSLATEAIDALKEIGGAEAVKALAAARARKILGGVEGVDKAGGDIEQVAHQLADALDTNGYAATVTRAGTGIQICQHHCPVSAVAAEHPEICEAEHEAISALVGRHVQPLASIADGNGICTTNIPLAAVSRKRAVGETHTERSGDLD is encoded by the coding sequence ATGGAGGACAACGCTCGCTCTATCGGCGGACAAACCCGCAAGGAGGTCATGTCCGCCCTGCTCAAGCACGGCCCCGTCGCCGCCACCGAGCTCGGAGGCCTGCTCGGGCTCTCCGCCGCGGGCGTGCGCCGCCACCTTGACAAGCTGGTCGAAGAACAGCTTGCCGAGACCTGTGAGCCGCACGGCGTTGCAGGGGTGACCACCTCGCGGGGCCGGCCCGCCAAGCACTACCGGCTCACCGAGGCCGGGCGCAGCCACTTCGGCAGCCAATACGACTCTCTCGCCACGGAGGCGATCGACGCGCTGAAGGAAATCGGTGGCGCCGAAGCCGTCAAGGCCCTGGCGGCCGCTCGGGCGAGGAAAATTCTCGGCGGCGTCGAAGGCGTCGATAAGGCTGGCGGGGACATCGAGCAGGTGGCCCACCAGCTGGCGGACGCGCTCGATACCAACGGGTACGCTGCAACAGTGACGCGCGCAGGCACAGGGATCCAGATCTGCCAGCACCACTGCCCGGTATCGGCGGTGGCGGCGGAGCACCCGGAGATCTGCGAGGCGGAACACGAAGCCATCTCGGCGCTCGTCGGCAGACACGTCCAGCCGCTCGCGTCGATCGCGGACGGCAACGGCATTTGCACGACCAACATTCCACTCGCCGCCGTATCCCGGAAACGGGCGGTAGGCGAGACACACACCGAAAGGAGCGGAGATCTTGACTGA
- the sufD gene encoding Fe-S cluster assembly protein SufD, producing the protein MADTALETNPVTNASGVNTKGDAFSSFNVDDFAVPGGRDEDWRFISLRRIRGLHNASFAPVAEANISVEAPAEVAVETVAPDDARLKAAGAPVDRVAAQAFTSAKSGTIVSIPADAELTEPVTITVTGAGDEVTTFGTVLIESGANSSATVVVRYAGTGTHADNVNWVIGDNSRVYAVVDTQWDDDAVHLGAQSIVVGRDATLRHTVAGFGGEVTRMTPRVKFTAPGGDVELTGVYFADDGQYIENRLLVDHSVPNCRSNVMYKGALQGDKASAKPDARTCWVGDVLIRAEALGTDTYETNRNMVLTDGARADAIPNLEIETGEIAGAGHAATVGRFDDEQLFYLRARGIPEKEATRLIIRGFFNEVLNKIPVESVRDELIARVSGELEQANL; encoded by the coding sequence ATGGCAGATACCGCTTTGGAAACCAACCCCGTGACCAACGCCTCGGGCGTGAACACCAAGGGCGACGCGTTTTCGTCGTTCAACGTCGATGACTTCGCCGTGCCCGGCGGGCGCGACGAGGACTGGCGCTTCATCTCGCTGCGCCGCATCCGCGGGCTCCACAACGCCTCCTTCGCCCCGGTGGCGGAGGCCAACATCTCCGTCGAGGCGCCCGCCGAGGTCGCCGTGGAGACGGTCGCTCCTGACGACGCCCGGCTCAAGGCAGCCGGTGCCCCCGTCGACCGCGTAGCCGCGCAGGCGTTTACGTCGGCGAAGTCCGGCACGATCGTGAGCATCCCGGCGGACGCCGAGCTCACCGAGCCCGTCACCATCACGGTGACCGGGGCCGGGGACGAGGTCACCACCTTCGGCACCGTCCTCATCGAATCCGGCGCGAACTCCTCGGCCACGGTCGTCGTCCGCTACGCGGGCACCGGCACCCACGCCGACAACGTCAACTGGGTGATCGGCGATAACTCGCGCGTCTACGCGGTGGTGGACACCCAGTGGGACGACGACGCCGTCCACCTCGGGGCGCAATCGATCGTCGTCGGCCGCGACGCCACGTTGCGCCACACGGTCGCGGGCTTCGGCGGCGAGGTCACCCGCATGACCCCGCGCGTGAAGTTCACCGCTCCCGGCGGCGACGTCGAGCTCACCGGCGTCTACTTCGCCGACGACGGGCAGTACATCGAAAACCGCCTCCTCGTCGACCACTCCGTGCCCAACTGCCGCTCCAACGTCATGTACAAGGGCGCGCTGCAGGGCGACAAGGCCTCCGCAAAGCCCGACGCGCGCACCTGCTGGGTCGGCGACGTGCTCATCCGCGCCGAGGCTCTGGGGACCGACACGTACGAGACGAACCGGAACATGGTTCTGACCGACGGCGCCCGGGCCGACGCCATCCCGAACCTCGAGATTGAAACCGGCGAGATCGCAGGCGCCGGACACGCCGCTACCGTGGGCCGCTTCGACGACGAGCAGCTGTTCTACCTGCGCGCCCGCGGCATCCCCGAGAAGGAAGCGACCCGGCTCATCATCCGCGGCTTCTTCAACGAAGTGCTCAACAAGATCCCGGTCGAGTCGGTGCGCGACGAGCTCATCGCCCGCGTCTCCGGCGAGCTCGAGCAAGCCAACCTCTAA